A stretch of Aerococcaceae bacterium zg-252 DNA encodes these proteins:
- a CDS encoding antitoxin yields MATITLKISEQEKLFLQGMAKLEGISLSELIRNKTLRSIEDEYDAKVADMVLEDYEEYLANGGQVLSWSELTHGL; encoded by the coding sequence ATGGCTACTATTACTTTAAAAATATCAGAACAAGAAAAACTATTTTTGCAAGGTATGGCTAAACTTGAAGGTATTAGTTTATCGGAATTGATTCGTAATAAAACATTGCGTTCAATTGAAGACGAATATGATGCGAAAGTTGCAGATATGGTATTAGAAGATTATGAAGAATATCTAGCAAATGGTGGACAAGTACTATCATGGAGTGAGCTAACTCATGGTTTATAA
- the sufB gene encoding Fe-S cluster assembly protein SufB gives MSEQEVEVPVLDDYAYGFKDNAEIIFSTGKGLSEEVVKTISAHKQEPQWMLDYRLKSLETFYKKPIVDWGADLSDLNFDEITYFQIASEKPARSWDDVPDEIKQTFERLGIPEAERAYLAGAAVQYESEAVYHNLKAEFDKLGIIFTDTDTALREHPEIFKEHFGTVVPPTDNFIAALNGAVWSGGTFIYVPKGVKCDIPLQTYFRINNEGTGQFERTLIIVDEGASIHYVEGCTAPTYSTASLHGAVVEIIVKKDAYCRYTTIQNWSHNVYNLVTKRAHAHEGATMEWVDGNLGAHITMKYPSVYLQGQGARGTVMSIAFAGHNQTQDAGAKIYHNAPNTSSSIVSKSIAKDGGTVNYRGQVYFGKQSQGSMSHIECDTIIMDEKSKSDTIPFNEIHNGQVALEHEAKVSRISEEQLFYLMSRGLSEAAATEMIVMGFVEPFTKELPMEYAVELNRLISFEMEGSVG, from the coding sequence ATGAGCGAACAGGAAGTAGAAGTTCCCGTATTAGATGATTATGCCTATGGTTTTAAAGATAATGCAGAAATTATTTTTTCAACAGGAAAAGGACTAAGTGAAGAGGTTGTTAAAACAATCTCGGCACATAAACAAGAGCCACAATGGATGTTAGATTACCGTTTAAAATCATTGGAAACATTTTATAAAAAGCCGATTGTTGACTGGGGTGCAGATTTATCTGATTTAAATTTTGATGAGATTACTTATTTTCAAATTGCCAGTGAAAAGCCGGCACGCTCTTGGGACGATGTACCAGATGAAATTAAGCAAACCTTTGAGCGCTTAGGGATTCCAGAAGCAGAACGTGCCTATTTGGCAGGGGCAGCCGTTCAGTATGAATCAGAAGCTGTCTATCATAATTTGAAAGCAGAATTTGATAAATTAGGAATTATTTTTACAGATACGGATACGGCTTTACGTGAACACCCTGAAATATTTAAGGAGCATTTCGGTACCGTAGTTCCCCCAACGGATAATTTTATTGCAGCGTTAAACGGAGCTGTATGGAGTGGTGGGACGTTTATTTATGTGCCAAAAGGTGTGAAATGTGATATTCCACTGCAAACGTATTTCCGTATTAACAATGAGGGTACAGGACAATTTGAACGTACCTTGATTATTGTGGACGAAGGAGCGAGTATCCATTACGTTGAAGGGTGTACGGCTCCAACGTATTCAACTGCGTCTTTACATGGTGCTGTTGTTGAGATTATCGTGAAAAAAGATGCGTATTGTCGTTATACGACGATTCAAAATTGGTCGCATAATGTGTATAATCTCGTTACAAAACGTGCTCATGCACATGAGGGAGCAACAATGGAATGGGTCGACGGTAATTTAGGGGCACATATTACGATGAAGTATCCGAGTGTCTATTTACAAGGGCAAGGTGCTAGGGGAACGGTTATGTCGATTGCTTTTGCAGGTCATAATCAGACGCAAGATGCAGGTGCAAAAATTTATCATAATGCTCCGAATACGTCTAGCTCGATTGTTTCTAAATCAATTGCTAAAGACGGTGGGACAGTGAACTATCGTGGGCAAGTGTATTTTGGAAAACAGTCGCAAGGTTCGATGTCACATATTGAGTGTGATACAATTATTATGGATGAAAAATCAAAATCGGATACGATTCCATTTAATGAAATTCATAATGGTCAAGTTGCCTTAGAGCATGAGGCAAAAGTGTCACGTATTTCAGAAGAACAATTGTTCTATTTAATGAGTCGTGGCTTGTCAGAGGCGGCTGCAACGGAAATGATTGTAATGGGATTTGTTGAACCATTTACGAAAGAATTGCCAATGGAATATGCAGTTGAGCTGAACCGATTAATTAGTTTTGAAATGGAAGGTAGTGTAGGGTAG
- a CDS encoding SUF system NifU family Fe-S cluster assembly protein, translating into MALNDLAYLYREVILDHAQHPRNQEILEHATYQMELLNPTCGDAITVQLAVSPEERIEKVAYTGSGCSISMASASMMTEVLMNQTLEQAIYLIEQFNQLVKGEVIAAESEELLKDAYYLAGVKNFPARYKCAVLAWKAVENAIAPKQEGE; encoded by the coding sequence ATGGCTTTAAATGATTTAGCATATTTATATCGTGAGGTCATATTGGATCATGCACAACATCCACGTAATCAAGAAATACTTGAGCATGCTACTTATCAAATGGAATTATTAAATCCGACTTGTGGCGATGCGATTACCGTTCAATTAGCCGTGTCACCAGAAGAAAGAATTGAAAAAGTTGCCTATACTGGAAGTGGTTGCTCGATTAGTATGGCGAGTGCGAGTATGATGACGGAAGTATTAATGAATCAAACATTGGAGCAAGCGATTTATTTAATTGAGCAATTTAATCAATTAGTTAAGGGTGAAGTAATCGCAGCAGAGAGTGAAGAATTATTAAAAGATGCCTATTATTTGGCAGGTGTAAAGAATTTTCCAGCACGCTATAAATGTGCTGTACTTGCATGGAAAGCAGTAGAAAATGCGATTGCACCGAAACAGGAAGGTGAGTGA
- a CDS encoding SufS family cysteine desulfurase, with translation MDKAIHEQFPILHQAINGERLIYLDSAATTQKPEVVIQAMRHYYEQDNANIHRGVHTLAQRATQQYESVRQQIATFMNAEQADEIIFTSGTTASINFLSERLVAPYLTTDDVVVVTALEHHSNLVPWQEVTKKIGAQLQFMPLDNHYQADLTQLAQQEWVDKIKVIAIQHVSNVLGVEQPIQAISKWAHERGIIVLVDGAQAAAHLPLDVATWGVDAYCWSGHKVYGPTGVGVCYLAKRHHERCLPFFYGGEMIHFVGDRESNYKEAPWKFEGGTPPIAQVIGLGKAIEWLQTLNQVERLQHEQHVTQELYSRLVDMDGIDVYGYGENGIVSFNIVGVHPHDAATGYDMEGIAVRAGHHCAQPLMRLLGVNATLRASTALYTTKDDVEHFIVATQKIKEFFNGFK, from the coding sequence ATGGATAAGGCGATACATGAGCAATTTCCAATTTTGCACCAAGCGATAAATGGTGAACGGTTGATTTATTTGGATAGTGCGGCGACAACGCAAAAACCGGAAGTGGTTATTCAAGCGATGCGACACTATTATGAACAAGATAATGCGAATATTCATCGTGGTGTGCATACGCTAGCACAACGGGCAACCCAACAATATGAGTCTGTTCGCCAACAAATCGCTACTTTTATGAACGCTGAACAGGCTGATGAGATTATTTTTACGAGTGGCACAACTGCGAGTATTAATTTTTTATCTGAACGGTTAGTTGCACCTTATTTAACAACTGATGATGTGGTTGTTGTGACAGCTTTAGAGCACCATTCTAATTTAGTTCCATGGCAAGAAGTGACGAAGAAAATCGGTGCACAGTTGCAATTTATGCCATTGGATAATCATTATCAAGCTGATTTAACGCAATTAGCACAACAGGAATGGGTAGATAAAATAAAAGTGATTGCGATTCAGCATGTTTCTAATGTATTGGGAGTGGAACAACCGATTCAAGCTATTTCGAAGTGGGCACATGAGCGTGGCATAATCGTGCTAGTCGACGGTGCTCAAGCAGCTGCACATTTACCACTTGATGTTGCGACATGGGGTGTAGATGCTTACTGTTGGAGTGGACATAAAGTATATGGCCCAACTGGTGTGGGAGTTTGTTATTTAGCTAAGCGTCATCATGAACGTTGCCTACCATTCTTTTATGGTGGCGAGATGATTCATTTTGTGGGAGATAGAGAAAGCAATTATAAAGAAGCACCATGGAAATTTGAGGGTGGTACACCACCGATTGCCCAAGTTATTGGTTTAGGAAAAGCAATTGAGTGGTTACAAACATTGAATCAAGTAGAAAGGCTGCAACATGAACAACATGTCACACAGGAATTGTATTCACGTTTAGTGGACATGGACGGCATTGATGTGTATGGATATGGTGAAAATGGGATTGTGAGCTTTAATATTGTAGGGGTTCACCCACATGATGCAGCGACTGGATATGATATGGAAGGGATAGCAGTGCGTGCTGGTCATCATTGTGCCCAACCCTTGATGCGTCTACTTGGTGTCAATGCAACGTTGAGAGCGAGTACGGCATTATATACGACAAAAGATGATGTTGAACATTTTATCGTAGCGACACAGAAGATTAAGGAGTTTTTCAATGGCTTTAAATGA
- the sufD gene encoding Fe-S cluster assembly protein SufD, translating to MTTEVFYLLPYAYELPEWFNEMRDEAIAQWETLPLPKIERAKFHRWPLFSSDFVNEEALFNPLTYGTDAALSLNVEEYASITHAGNQTIMESIPMELREQGVLVMDLFEAMTEYPDLVQAHFGTVIAPQDDKVVAYNLAHLNGGIFIYIPKNVHVTQPIESLLLADARYQQAFNKRVLIILEENSSIDYLERVQSTGDEIISSTIIVEAIVKSGASLKYMAIDTMGQNVSNYIKRYAQTGRDARVDWAIGEMNDGNTVLDLDTYLNGNGSESQVAIVGISNGKQIQAIDSKVVNRGHHTIGNIFQHGVILDRATLTFNGIGLIENGAKHADAQQESRVLMLSDKARGDANPILLIEEFEVTAGHAASVGQIDEQQLYYLMSRGLTKELAEYLVIRGFLGPVILSMPSQRVRDELIEVIDAKLATIKADDLNG from the coding sequence ATGACAACAGAAGTTTTTTACTTATTACCTTATGCGTATGAATTACCAGAGTGGTTCAATGAAATGCGTGATGAAGCAATAGCACAGTGGGAAACTTTGCCTTTACCCAAAATTGAGCGAGCAAAATTTCATCGCTGGCCATTATTTTCGAGTGATTTTGTCAATGAAGAAGCATTATTTAATCCATTGACTTATGGGACTGATGCTGCTTTATCGTTGAATGTGGAAGAATATGCGTCAATTACCCATGCAGGTAACCAAACTATAATGGAAAGTATTCCAATGGAATTACGTGAACAAGGTGTTTTAGTCATGGATTTATTTGAAGCGATGACGGAATATCCTGACCTTGTTCAAGCACATTTTGGTACGGTGATTGCACCACAGGACGACAAAGTGGTCGCTTACAATTTAGCTCATCTTAATGGGGGTATCTTTATCTATATTCCTAAAAATGTGCATGTAACGCAACCGATTGAGAGTTTATTATTAGCTGACGCACGTTATCAACAAGCCTTTAATAAGCGTGTGTTAATTATTTTGGAAGAAAATAGTAGTATTGATTATCTTGAACGTGTTCAGTCTACTGGTGATGAGATAATTAGCAGTACGATTATTGTAGAAGCCATTGTCAAATCGGGTGCTAGTTTGAAATATATGGCAATTGATACTATGGGACAAAATGTATCCAATTATATTAAACGTTATGCCCAAACAGGTCGTGATGCGAGAGTGGATTGGGCGATTGGTGAAATGAATGACGGCAATACTGTTTTAGATTTAGACACTTATTTGAATGGTAATGGTTCAGAGTCGCAAGTAGCGATTGTCGGTATTTCTAATGGTAAACAAATTCAAGCGATTGATTCAAAAGTAGTTAATCGTGGACATCATACAATAGGAAATATTTTCCAACATGGTGTTATTTTAGATAGAGCAACCTTGACATTTAATGGTATCGGATTGATTGAAAATGGGGCAAAACATGCTGATGCACAACAAGAAAGTCGTGTGTTGATGTTATCAGATAAAGCACGTGGTGATGCCAATCCAATTTTATTGATTGAAGAATTTGAAGTAACGGCTGGTCATGCTGCTAGTGTCGGTCAAATTGATGAGCAGCAATTATATTATTTGATGAGTCGTGGTTTGACGAAAGAATTAGCTGAATATTTAGTGATTCGTGGCTTTTTAGGGCCAGTGATTTTGAGTATGCCGTCGCAGCGAGTGCGAGATGAATTAATTGAAGTCATTGATGCAAAACTAGCAACGATTAAGGCAGATGATTTGAATGGATAA
- the sufC gene encoding Fe-S cluster assembly ATPase SufC: MSVLEIKDLHVSIEDKEILKGVNLTIKTGEIHAVMGPNGTGKSTLAAAIMGNPAYEVTKGEILLDGENVLEMEVDERARAGLFLAVQYPSEIPGVTNAEFMRAAINARRDEGDKMDVRTFIKKLDEKMALLDMPESMAGRYLNEGFSGGEKKRNEILQCLMIEPSFAILDEIDSGLDIDALKVVSKGVNAMRGEGFGSLIITHYQRLLNYITPDVVHIMMDGRVVKTGGAELALRLEAEGYKGISEELGLTFDEKA, from the coding sequence ATGTCAGTATTAGAAATCAAAGATTTACATGTAAGCATCGAAGATAAGGAAATATTAAAAGGAGTTAATTTAACCATTAAAACAGGTGAGATTCATGCTGTAATGGGGCCGAATGGTACTGGAAAATCCACTTTGGCAGCTGCTATTATGGGAAATCCTGCTTATGAAGTGACTAAGGGCGAAATTTTATTAGACGGAGAAAATGTACTGGAAATGGAAGTTGATGAACGTGCACGAGCAGGTTTATTTCTAGCAGTACAATATCCTAGTGAAATTCCAGGGGTTACCAATGCTGAATTTATGCGAGCAGCGATTAACGCACGTCGTGATGAAGGCGATAAAATGGATGTACGTACTTTTATTAAAAAATTAGATGAAAAAATGGCATTATTGGATATGCCGGAGTCAATGGCAGGTCGCTACTTGAACGAAGGATTTTCTGGTGGTGAGAAAAAACGTAATGAAATTTTACAATGTCTGATGATTGAACCAAGTTTTGCGATTTTAGATGAAATTGACTCTGGTTTAGATATTGATGCGTTAAAAGTAGTGTCAAAAGGTGTCAATGCGATGCGTGGTGAGGGCTTTGGTTCTTTGATTATTACGCATTACCAACGTTTATTAAATTATATTACACCAGATGTGGTACATATTATGATGGACGGGCGAGTAGTAAAAACAGGTGGTGCTGAATTGGCTTTACGCTTAGAGGCAGAGGGTTATAAAGGAATTAGTGAAGAACTCGGTTTAACCTTTGATGAGAAAGCATAG
- a CDS encoding DNA alkylation repair protein yields the protein MTQLSQQKYQYIESKLQSVANEQKAISMANYMRNQFEFLGVQTPTRRQIVRDFYKNERKVGIDWTLIDLCYQSQYREMHYVALEYLKALEKFLSYEDIPHLRLLAEKHTWWDTIDQLDRLIGNIGLTDSRVDDLMLEWSQDTNFWIRRIAIDHQLGRKDRTNTELLGRIILNNLGSKEFFINKAIGWSLREYSKTNVEWVRDFVNQYRTQLSALSIREASKYL from the coding sequence ATGACGCAATTATCACAACAGAAATACCAATATATTGAGTCTAAATTACAATCAGTAGCGAATGAGCAAAAGGCAATTTCCATGGCGAATTATATGCGTAATCAATTTGAATTTTTAGGGGTTCAAACACCGACTAGACGACAAATAGTGCGTGATTTTTATAAAAATGAGCGAAAAGTTGGTATTGATTGGACATTGATTGATTTATGCTATCAGTCGCAATACCGTGAAATGCACTATGTAGCATTAGAGTATTTAAAAGCACTAGAGAAATTTTTAAGTTATGAAGATATTCCACATTTACGGTTACTTGCTGAAAAGCATACATGGTGGGATACGATTGACCAACTAGACCGCTTAATTGGGAATATTGGATTAACAGATAGTAGAGTAGATGACTTAATGTTAGAGTGGTCACAAGATACTAATTTTTGGATTCGCCGTATTGCCATTGACCACCAACTTGGTAGAAAAGACCGTACGAATACAGAGCTATTAGGTCGAATTATTCTCAATAATTTAGGTAGTAAGGAATTTTTTATCAATAAAGCAATTGGGTGGAGTTTACGTGAGTATTCTAAAACGAATGTGGAGTGGGTACGTGATTTTGTTAATCAATATCGCACGCAATTGTCGGCTTTAAGCATTCGTGAGGCGAGCAAATATTTATAA
- a CDS encoding ROK family transcriptional regulator: MITSVFSIRNNNESLVMKTIIENNPISRASVSEMTKLNKASISSIVKTLIDDGLVYETGIGDASSLGGRKPILLEYNSKAGIAIAIDLGHDYLDIVAAYLDGSLIKETKMRNLTIDKDTVLTILEDAILDTMKDLPTVAKGVIGCAISIHGIVQNNKIIFSPIYPIADVPIVEHLSTKFTFPFYLENEANLAALGQYTFISRADDLLCLSIHGGIGLGIIENGELRQGKTGSAGEIGHSILFPNGIACPCGNHGCLERYASQRAIYDSIAEKLNIPVAEINSDTLMDLLQGEQREIVLSILEEKAKLLSIAINDIILLNDPEVVYIDSSVYEKIPELVEIIRNQLQSRFTDGVKIKTSNFNGRSSLFGGIAVILRNFFNVPVFKMRNE, translated from the coding sequence ATGATTACATCTGTATTTAGTATCCGAAATAATAATGAATCTCTCGTTATGAAAACGATTATCGAGAATAACCCTATTTCCAGAGCTAGTGTTTCTGAAATGACAAAATTAAATAAAGCTTCTATTTCATCAATTGTCAAAACCTTAATCGATGACGGCCTTGTATACGAGACCGGAATCGGAGATGCTAGTTCATTGGGCGGTAGAAAGCCTATTTTACTCGAATATAATAGTAAAGCTGGCATTGCGATTGCAATTGACTTAGGGCATGACTATTTAGATATTGTCGCTGCCTATTTGGATGGCAGCTTAATTAAAGAAACAAAAATGCGTAACTTGACAATTGACAAAGATACGGTTTTAACTATTTTAGAAGATGCGATTTTGGATACAATGAAAGATTTACCGACTGTTGCTAAAGGAGTCATTGGTTGTGCTATCTCCATTCATGGTATCGTACAAAATAATAAAATTATTTTTTCACCAATCTATCCGATTGCAGACGTACCAATCGTCGAACATTTATCAACTAAATTTACTTTCCCATTCTACTTAGAAAATGAGGCAAATTTAGCTGCATTAGGACAATATACCTTTATTTCACGAGCTGATGATTTATTATGTCTATCAATCCATGGTGGGATTGGTCTTGGTATTATTGAAAATGGTGAATTGCGTCAAGGAAAAACTGGCAGTGCTGGCGAAATCGGTCACTCAATACTCTTTCCAAATGGTATTGCCTGCCCTTGTGGTAATCATGGCTGCTTAGAACGTTATGCATCGCAACGTGCCATTTACGATAGCATTGCAGAAAAACTTAATATTCCGGTAGCTGAGATTAATTCAGATACATTAATGGACTTATTACAAGGTGAGCAACGAGAGATTGTTTTGAGTATACTCGAAGAAAAAGCAAAATTATTGAGTATTGCTATTAATGACATTATCCTACTCAATGACCCAGAAGTTGTGTATATTGATAGCTCTGTCTACGAAAAAATACCTGAGCTTGTCGAAATTATTCGTAATCAACTACAAAGCCGATTTACTGACGGTGTCAAAATCAAAACTTCTAATTTTAATGGACGTTCGTCCTTATTTGGTGGAATTGCTGTAATACTGCGTAATTTCTTCAATGTGCCCGTGTTTAAGATGAGAAATGAATAG
- a CDS encoding antitoxin has translation MANKQPVYFKADSTFYQQAKVILADENLTLYDFLNAAIRKLATGTVDVREFVSSDLSDTQYQIAFKDLKKEILLGHQEIKQSKFTSLPDVRKEFGLD, from the coding sequence ATGGCTAATAAACAACCTGTATATTTTAAAGCAGATTCTACTTTTTACCAACAGGCTAAGGTTATTCTAGCTGATGAGAACCTTACTTTATATGATTTTTTGAATGCTGCAATACGAAAACTTGCGACTGGGACAGTTGATGTAAGAGAGTTTGTTTCAAGTGATTTATCGGATACTCAGTATCAGATAGCATTTAAGGATTTGAAAAAAGAAATTTTGCTAGGGCATCAGGAAATTAAGCAAAGCAAGTTCACTTCTTTACCGGATGTCAGAAAAGAATTTGGACTTGATTAA